The following are from one region of the Candidatus Binataceae bacterium genome:
- a CDS encoding AAA family ATPase yields MYYRHFGLTRPPFEFGIRPGRIYEGREQREATAAISWGLLHEPSGYTLLVGVPGTGKTTLINAVLAEHHQLRAAYLSYPKAEPLEIFRNALTQLGSRASQLSKYDCVEAFRNCLKSLRGDERLALIFDEAQALSPLLFEELRLLVNCASLGERRMQIVFVGQPSILKRLEAPMLRQLNERIGARVLLRPMPNSDAHEYIEHRLRACNGAVSKVFARKALDMIVQNSRGIPRKLNLLCHNAMLSAYADGMKQVNASTVSKVISEFQNLLGAASDSPAEIRPPVWRRFLKFGAAAMLFSSIGIEKGLLQEASRTISRHV; encoded by the coding sequence ATGTACTATAGACATTTCGGCCTTACCAGGCCTCCTTTTGAGTTCGGTATCAGGCCGGGCAGAATTTACGAAGGCCGCGAACAGCGCGAAGCGACCGCGGCGATTTCGTGGGGACTGCTCCACGAACCGAGCGGTTACACGCTGCTGGTAGGAGTGCCGGGCACCGGAAAAACCACCTTAATCAATGCCGTTCTCGCGGAGCATCATCAGCTCAGAGCTGCTTACCTGAGCTATCCCAAAGCGGAACCGCTCGAGATATTTCGCAACGCCCTAACGCAGCTCGGCAGCAGGGCAAGTCAGCTTTCAAAGTACGATTGTGTTGAAGCCTTCCGCAACTGCCTGAAGTCTCTGCGCGGCGATGAGCGATTGGCCCTAATCTTCGATGAAGCACAGGCGCTGAGCCCATTGTTATTCGAGGAACTCAGGCTACTAGTAAATTGCGCGTCGTTAGGCGAACGACGGATGCAGATCGTATTCGTTGGACAGCCTTCAATCCTAAAACGCCTCGAAGCGCCGATGCTCCGTCAACTGAATGAACGAATCGGCGCGCGCGTACTTCTCCGTCCGATGCCAAACAGTGACGCGCACGAGTACATCGAGCACAGACTTCGCGCCTGCAACGGAGCGGTGAGCAAAGTCTTTGCGCGCAAGGCCCTCGATATGATCGTGCAGAACAGTCGAGGAATCCCGCGCAAGCTGAATCTACTTTGCCACAACGCAATGCTGAGCGCATACGCTGACGGCATGAAGCAGGTCAATGCATCCACAGTGAGCAAGGTGATTAGTGAATTTCAAAATTTGCTGGGTGCGGCGAGCGATTCTCCGGCGGAGATACGGCCGCCTGTATGGCGTCGATTCCTGAAGTTCGGCGCTGCCGCGATGTTGTTCTCGTCAATAGGAATCGAGAAAGGGCTTCTGCAAGAGGCGTCCCGGACGATATCCCGTCACGTGTAG